In Arthrobacter ramosus, one DNA window encodes the following:
- a CDS encoding riboflavin synthase → MFTGIVAEQGTVLSVEHDGEASATLRLMAPSTTEGLGLGGSIAVNGVCLTATDIDGREFSVDVMGETLVRTTIGELTAGDTVNLERCVQAGGRLDGHVVQGHVDGVGRLLERESLGNWDRLRFAVPAPLARYIAEKGSIAVDGVSLTVTAVSPAEEGNPWFEVGLIPTTLDETGLGAKATGGRVNLEVDVLAKYTERLLSFRSPATAAGAAQ, encoded by the coding sequence ATGTTTACCGGAATCGTTGCTGAACAAGGCACGGTCCTGTCCGTCGAGCACGACGGCGAGGCCAGCGCCACGCTGCGCCTCATGGCCCCCAGCACCACTGAAGGGCTCGGCCTGGGCGGCTCCATCGCCGTCAACGGTGTGTGCCTCACCGCGACGGACATCGACGGCCGGGAGTTCAGCGTTGACGTCATGGGCGAAACCCTCGTCCGGACCACTATCGGCGAACTGACCGCGGGTGACACTGTGAACCTCGAGCGTTGTGTCCAGGCGGGCGGCCGCTTGGACGGCCACGTCGTCCAGGGCCACGTCGACGGCGTCGGGCGGCTTTTGGAGCGCGAGTCGCTGGGCAATTGGGACCGCCTCCGCTTCGCCGTGCCGGCCCCGCTGGCACGGTACATCGCCGAAAAGGGGTCAATCGCCGTCGACGGCGTTTCACTCACCGTCACCGCCGTCAGCCCGGCCGAAGAAGGGAACCCATGGTTTGAAGTGGGACTCATTCCCACCACCCTGGACGAAACCGGGCTCGGGGCCAAGGCCACAGGCGGCCGCGTCAACCTTGAGGTGGACGTCCTCGCGAAATACACCGAGCGCCTGCTGTCCTTCCGTTCACCGGCAACCGCCGCTGGGGCTGCCCAGTGA
- the ribD gene encoding bifunctional diaminohydroxyphosphoribosylaminopyrimidine deaminase/5-amino-6-(5-phosphoribosylamino)uracil reductase RibD: MSDVSKLNFPEAESAAMETALHVALRGHRGANPLVGAVVLGPNGEQLITGYHRGAGTPHAEADAIAKAQAKGLDLTGTTMVVTLEPCNHIGRTGPCAQAIIDSGISRVVYAVDDPHDPAAGGAGTLRAAGVDVQSGLAAAEALKLNREWFHAVEARRPFVTLHIAQTLDSRIAATDGTSQWISSPESLADNHGLRRLIDAILVGTETVLVDNPRLTAREADGEESQSQPLRAVMGLREVPADAAVRGTDGKFIHLPTRDPSEALELLFAEGVRHVMVEGGSRILSAFLAAGLVDELIVYLAPTLLGSGTAALTDLGISTLADAQHWNWDDAGGGSVHALGRDLRLHLRSGPSDGNKPAWTKSHTEHHEPFPGKDASDTTTGGH; this comes from the coding sequence ATGAGCGACGTTTCGAAGCTGAATTTCCCGGAGGCTGAGTCTGCGGCCATGGAGACCGCACTGCACGTGGCCCTCCGGGGACACCGTGGCGCGAATCCCTTGGTGGGAGCGGTTGTGCTCGGGCCCAACGGAGAGCAACTCATTACGGGCTACCACCGCGGCGCCGGCACGCCACACGCCGAGGCGGATGCCATCGCCAAGGCGCAGGCAAAAGGCCTCGACCTCACCGGAACAACCATGGTGGTGACCTTGGAGCCTTGCAACCACATAGGGCGCACGGGACCTTGTGCGCAGGCCATCATTGACTCCGGCATCTCCCGAGTGGTCTACGCCGTGGACGATCCCCACGATCCCGCCGCCGGAGGTGCCGGGACGCTGCGCGCTGCCGGAGTGGACGTGCAGTCCGGGCTTGCCGCCGCCGAGGCCTTGAAGCTGAACCGCGAGTGGTTCCACGCGGTGGAAGCCAGGCGCCCGTTCGTCACGCTTCACATTGCACAGACCCTGGACAGCAGGATCGCGGCCACGGACGGGACCAGCCAATGGATCTCCAGTCCGGAATCGCTGGCCGACAACCACGGACTGCGGCGCTTGATCGACGCCATTCTGGTGGGCACCGAAACCGTCCTGGTGGACAACCCGCGGCTGACGGCGCGCGAGGCGGATGGCGAGGAATCGCAAAGCCAGCCGCTCCGGGCCGTCATGGGGCTGCGGGAGGTCCCCGCGGATGCCGCGGTACGGGGGACTGACGGCAAGTTCATCCATTTGCCGACCCGCGACCCTTCCGAGGCCTTGGAGTTGCTTTTCGCCGAAGGCGTCCGGCACGTCATGGTGGAAGGCGGCTCCCGCATCCTGAGCGCCTTCCTTGCCGCGGGTCTCGTGGATGAATTGATCGTCTATCTTGCGCCCACCCTGTTGGGCTCCGGTACAGCGGCCCTGACGGATCTCGGCATCTCCACCCTCGCCGACGCCCAGCACTGGAACTGGGACGACGCCGGCGGCGGTTCAGTCCATGCACTGGGTCGCGACCTCCGGTTGCATTTGAGGTCCGGACCATCGGATGGAAACAAACCGGCATGGACGAAATCCCACACCGAACACCACGAACCATTTCCGGGCAAGGACGCCTCGGACACCACTACAGGAGGACACTGA
- the pnuC gene encoding nicotinamide riboside transporter PnuC: MDFLRWLFEAQIPVGGSVLVLREVLGNIFGLAGALGGMRRKVWAWPIGIAGNLLLLTVFLGNVFGAASPATLWGQAGRQIMFISVAAYGWYRWRQGLQSGTHGRAIVPGWASPKVRIAMVAAMIAGTAALAPVFDSMGSYPPVWADAWTFMGSLLATYGMARGWTEFWLIWVAVDIVGVPLLFSAGYFASAFMYLFYGFFTLAGFFVWWRADRRESRPLRPMPEPETAGALS; this comes from the coding sequence ATGGACTTTCTGCGATGGCTCTTCGAAGCACAGATTCCCGTAGGCGGATCTGTGCTTGTTCTTCGCGAAGTGCTAGGCAATATTTTCGGGCTCGCCGGCGCCCTGGGCGGCATGCGCCGCAAAGTCTGGGCATGGCCCATCGGGATCGCAGGCAACCTGCTCCTGCTGACGGTCTTTCTTGGCAACGTCTTCGGTGCCGCCTCGCCGGCAACCCTGTGGGGCCAGGCCGGACGCCAGATCATGTTCATCAGCGTCGCCGCCTACGGCTGGTACCGCTGGCGCCAGGGCCTCCAATCGGGCACCCACGGCCGCGCCATTGTGCCCGGATGGGCAAGCCCCAAAGTGCGGATCGCAATGGTGGCAGCCATGATTGCGGGAACAGCCGCCCTGGCTCCCGTCTTCGATTCCATGGGTTCCTACCCTCCTGTGTGGGCAGACGCGTGGACCTTCATGGGTTCACTCCTGGCGACGTATGGGATGGCACGCGGCTGGACCGAATTCTGGCTGATCTGGGTTGCCGTAGACATCGTGGGAGTTCCGCTGCTTTTCAGCGCAGGCTACTTTGCCAGCGCGTTTATGTATCTCTTTTACGGGTTCTTCACACTTGCCGGATTCTTTGTCTGGTGGCGCGCTGACCGACGTGAAAGCCGGCCGCTCAGGCCAATGCCCGAGCCGGAAACTGCAGGAGCCCTCTCATGA
- the rpe gene encoding ribulose-phosphate 3-epimerase, giving the protein MTECCINPSILSADFVNLEAELKRISNADAVHVDVMDNHFVPNLTLGLPVVERIQAVSPVPLDAHLMIADADRWAPAYADAGVASVTFHAEAAMAPIKLARELRARGAKAGMALRPATPVEPYLDMLSELDMLLIMTVEPGFGGQSFLDVTLPKIRRARAAIDGSGIGVAIQVDGGVTEETIVRAAEAGANVFVAGSAVYGHADPAAAIERLRAAGLAAM; this is encoded by the coding sequence TTGACTGAGTGCTGTATCAACCCGAGCATCCTGTCCGCGGACTTCGTGAACCTGGAAGCCGAGCTGAAAAGAATCAGCAACGCCGACGCCGTCCACGTCGATGTGATGGACAACCATTTTGTCCCGAACCTGACGCTCGGCCTGCCGGTTGTGGAGCGGATCCAGGCTGTGAGCCCGGTCCCGCTCGACGCCCACCTGATGATCGCCGACGCCGACCGCTGGGCGCCAGCCTACGCCGACGCTGGCGTGGCTTCCGTGACCTTCCATGCGGAAGCGGCCATGGCTCCCATCAAGCTCGCCCGTGAGCTCCGTGCCCGCGGTGCGAAGGCAGGTATGGCCCTTCGTCCGGCCACGCCCGTGGAACCATACCTGGACATGCTCAGCGAACTGGACATGCTCCTCATCATGACCGTGGAACCGGGCTTCGGCGGACAATCCTTCCTGGACGTCACGCTGCCGAAGATCCGTCGGGCGCGTGCGGCGATCGACGGCTCGGGCATCGGCGTCGCAATCCAGGTCGATGGCGGCGTCACGGAGGAGACCATTGTCCGGGCAGCCGAGGCCGGCGCGAATGTGTTCGTTGCCGGCTCCGCCGTCTACGGCCATGCGGACCCCGCTGCCGCTATTGAGCGGCTGCGTGCCGCCGGCCTCGCGGCAATGTGA
- a CDS encoding RsmB/NOP family class I SAM-dependent RNA methyltransferase, whose translation MNESGRRGPNDNGNRDGGGHGNRGPRGESNRNAQGRERNRGPQRGFSTNAPSQRTRRADPARLVAFEVLRAVASEDAYANLVLPSRIRHHHLDKRDAGFATELSYGALRGQGMYDAVLAQCVDRPLDQLDPAVLDALRLGAHQLLAMRVPAHAALDQTVGLARAVIGAGPSSLINAVLRKVTARTLPEWLDHLLENETDETKIASIRHAHPEWIVRALRQSLVMHGRPASEITELLEADNAAPVVNLVALPGIGNLDEALESGATPGELVIDSALSSGGDLGRMSSIREGTTRVQDVGSQLVARAVAAVDLGRGAKDGEKWLDLCAGPGGKAALLAALARQEGASLLANEPAEHRAKLVSQALSAVPADAWTVRVGDGRDVGKEQPETFDRVLVDVPCSGLGALRRRPESRWRRTPKDLADLGPLQRELLNSAIDAVKPGGVVAYVTCSPHPAETTAVVSDVLRKRDDLEQIDAGAALDAVSLSGNLGAGHELTAQLWPHVHQTDAMFLALIRKKP comes from the coding sequence ATGAATGAGTCCGGCCGGCGCGGCCCCAACGACAATGGGAACAGGGATGGCGGGGGCCACGGCAACCGCGGTCCCCGCGGCGAAAGCAACCGCAACGCCCAAGGCCGCGAACGCAACAGGGGCCCGCAACGCGGTTTCTCCACCAACGCACCGTCCCAGAGGACCCGGCGCGCGGATCCGGCACGATTGGTGGCGTTCGAAGTCCTGCGCGCAGTCGCTTCGGAAGACGCATATGCAAACCTTGTGCTGCCCTCACGGATCCGCCACCACCACCTCGACAAGCGCGACGCCGGATTCGCCACCGAGCTGAGCTACGGGGCACTTCGCGGCCAGGGGATGTACGACGCCGTCCTCGCCCAGTGCGTCGACCGGCCGCTCGACCAACTCGACCCGGCAGTCCTTGATGCGTTGCGCCTTGGTGCCCACCAGCTGCTCGCCATGCGCGTGCCTGCCCACGCCGCACTCGACCAGACTGTCGGGCTGGCCCGCGCGGTCATCGGAGCCGGCCCGTCGTCGCTCATCAACGCGGTGCTCCGAAAAGTCACCGCCAGGACGCTGCCGGAGTGGCTTGACCACCTGCTGGAAAACGAGACCGACGAAACCAAGATCGCTTCCATACGCCACGCGCACCCGGAATGGATTGTCAGGGCGCTGCGCCAATCGCTCGTCATGCATGGCCGTCCCGCGAGCGAAATCACCGAACTGCTCGAAGCCGACAACGCAGCCCCTGTGGTGAACCTGGTGGCGTTGCCCGGCATCGGCAATCTTGATGAAGCCCTGGAGAGCGGGGCCACTCCCGGCGAACTCGTCATCGACTCGGCGCTGTCCAGCGGTGGCGACCTCGGGCGCATGTCCTCCATCCGCGAAGGCACCACGCGCGTCCAGGACGTCGGATCCCAGTTGGTAGCCCGCGCCGTCGCGGCCGTGGACCTCGGACGGGGCGCCAAGGACGGCGAGAAGTGGCTGGACCTTTGTGCCGGTCCCGGTGGCAAGGCCGCGCTGCTGGCCGCCCTCGCCCGCCAGGAAGGCGCGAGCCTCTTGGCCAATGAACCCGCCGAACACCGGGCAAAGCTGGTCAGCCAAGCCCTCTCGGCGGTTCCGGCGGACGCCTGGACCGTGCGGGTAGGCGACGGTCGCGACGTAGGCAAGGAACAACCGGAAACTTTCGACCGCGTGCTGGTCGACGTCCCCTGCAGCGGCCTTGGCGCGCTACGCCGCCGCCCCGAATCACGCTGGCGCCGGACGCCCAAGGACCTTGCCGATCTCGGTCCGTTGCAGCGCGAATTGCTCAACTCGGCCATCGACGCCGTCAAACCGGGCGGAGTGGTGGCGTACGTGACGTGCTCCCCGCACCCGGCCGAAACCACCGCCGTCGTCAGCGATGTCCTGCGCAAGCGGGACGACCTGGAGCAGATCGACGCCGGCGCGGCCCTGGACGCGGTCAGCCTGAGCGGCAACCTGGGCGCCGGGCACGAGTTGACCGCCCAATTGTGGCCGCACGTGCATCAAACCGATGCGATGTTCCTGGCGCTTATCCGGAAGAAGCCGTAA
- the fmt gene encoding methionyl-tRNA formyltransferase, with protein sequence MRVLFAGTPAVAVPSLDALIAAGFEIVAVLTRPDAPTGRKRILTPSPVAARAAELGIDIIHASKVDAGTTGRIASYEPDVAAIVAYGGLVPKAALGVPRHGWINLHFSLLPAWRGAAPVQRSVIAGDDITGAATFLLEEGLDTGPVFGTLTETVRPEDTSGDLLERLSRSGAILLTQTLSAVESGKAAPQPQQGEVSLAPKLTLDDGRLDWTQPALAINRRSRGVTPEPGAWTMLRGQRVKLETVALRPDIRDLAPGQVRVDGKNVLVGTGSHAVQLGQIQPAGKKMMPSADWARGLATPESVEFE encoded by the coding sequence ATGAGGGTGCTTTTCGCCGGCACCCCGGCTGTAGCAGTCCCGTCCCTTGACGCGCTGATCGCGGCCGGATTCGAGATCGTGGCGGTACTGACCAGGCCGGATGCCCCGACCGGCCGCAAACGGATCCTGACGCCGTCGCCGGTGGCAGCACGTGCGGCTGAACTGGGCATCGACATCATCCACGCGTCGAAAGTGGACGCCGGGACCACCGGGCGGATCGCTTCTTATGAGCCGGACGTCGCAGCGATTGTCGCCTACGGGGGACTCGTCCCCAAAGCCGCACTCGGAGTGCCGCGCCACGGCTGGATCAACCTCCACTTCTCCCTCCTTCCTGCCTGGCGCGGCGCCGCACCGGTCCAACGTTCAGTCATCGCCGGTGACGACATCACGGGAGCTGCTACCTTCCTCCTCGAAGAAGGACTCGACACCGGACCGGTCTTCGGGACTTTGACGGAAACCGTACGCCCTGAAGACACGTCCGGCGACTTGCTGGAGCGGCTCTCGCGCAGCGGCGCGATCCTGCTCACCCAGACACTATCCGCCGTCGAGTCCGGCAAGGCGGCCCCCCAGCCCCAGCAAGGCGAAGTCTCACTCGCGCCCAAACTAACGCTCGACGATGGCCGGCTCGACTGGACGCAACCGGCCCTCGCCATCAACCGCAGGTCCCGCGGCGTCACGCCCGAGCCGGGAGCGTGGACCATGCTCCGCGGGCAGCGCGTCAAACTGGAGACTGTCGCTTTGCGCCCGGACATCCGGGACCTTGCACCGGGCCAGGTCCGGGTTGACGGCAAGAACGTCCTGGTCGGGACCGGATCCCATGCAGTGCAGCTCGGGCAGATCCAGCCTGCGGGCAAGAAGATGATGCCGTCGGCCGATTGGGCCCGTGGTTTGGCAACACCAGAAAGCGTGGAATTCGAATGA
- the def gene encoding peptide deformylase: MAILSIRIIGDPVLRTVADPVTEFGPELAKLVSDMTETMEDVDGAGLAAPQIGVSQRVFTYRIGGVEGHIINPVLENSDDFQPDEVEGCLSIPGLAFPVRRRRTTRATGVDLNGNPVSVEAEGMLARCFQHETDHLDGILFTDRLEGEDRKTALRAIRAANYHSVTERTTAKRANTVGSSFGSFGAAE; encoded by the coding sequence ATGGCCATTTTGAGTATCCGTATCATCGGCGACCCCGTGCTCCGCACGGTTGCTGATCCAGTCACGGAATTCGGGCCTGAGCTCGCCAAACTCGTGTCGGACATGACCGAGACCATGGAAGACGTGGACGGTGCAGGGCTCGCCGCCCCGCAGATCGGCGTCAGCCAGCGGGTCTTCACTTACCGGATCGGCGGCGTGGAAGGCCACATCATCAACCCCGTGCTGGAAAACAGCGATGACTTCCAGCCTGACGAGGTGGAAGGCTGCCTTTCCATTCCCGGACTCGCGTTCCCGGTTCGCCGCCGCAGGACCACACGCGCCACCGGCGTGGACCTGAACGGCAACCCCGTGTCCGTTGAGGCAGAGGGCATGCTCGCCCGCTGCTTCCAGCACGAGACCGACCACCTGGACGGGATCCTGTTCACCGACCGCCTCGAGGGTGAAGACCGGAAAACCGCCCTCCGGGCCATCCGTGCGGCGAACTACCACTCCGTAACAGAACGGACCACCGCCAAGAGGGCCAACACTGTGGGCTCCAGCTTCGGCAGCTTCGGGGCTGCCGAATGA
- a CDS encoding PD-(D/E)XK nuclease family protein, with the protein MTDPLLAHATEYGRMYARSTSETFSVPSITTVIGQQAHSLDGWFGYMGASSLAKDPELPQHLSSPAKLRQAVNKAAKAAEVYRDDAARRGDRVHNYCEQVALRALGRTHRVKETREELASHGEEAFAARFDEWWELYRVEPIAPEITVWNASVGYAGTLDLVAKVNGRVCLIDYKTKGTTRDGTVKPLDDKVVMQLVAGMKAEESLVDPVAGEWEPWKYGENPVLLAVAIGETEVRPQRANPDVLKHHWWKFCALKRVWEMSADVAAAGTALLPVAPPSYPAAAAPAGSTKLA; encoded by the coding sequence ATGACAGATCCACTGCTTGCCCACGCCACCGAATACGGCCGGATGTATGCCCGGTCCACGTCCGAGACCTTCTCGGTCCCTTCCATCACCACAGTGATCGGCCAGCAGGCCCACTCCCTGGACGGCTGGTTCGGCTACATGGGTGCCAGCAGCCTGGCGAAAGATCCCGAACTCCCACAACATCTGTCCAGTCCCGCCAAGCTAAGGCAGGCCGTCAACAAGGCAGCCAAGGCTGCGGAGGTGTACCGGGACGACGCTGCACGACGCGGCGACCGCGTGCATAACTACTGCGAGCAAGTGGCCCTCCGCGCCCTCGGACGCACGCACCGCGTGAAGGAGACGCGTGAAGAGCTCGCTTCACATGGCGAGGAAGCCTTCGCGGCCCGCTTCGACGAATGGTGGGAGCTCTACCGGGTGGAGCCCATTGCGCCCGAGATCACCGTGTGGAACGCCAGCGTTGGCTACGCCGGAACCCTTGACCTCGTCGCCAAAGTCAACGGCAGGGTCTGCCTGATCGACTACAAGACCAAAGGCACCACCCGCGATGGAACAGTGAAACCCCTCGACGACAAGGTGGTGATGCAACTGGTTGCGGGCATGAAGGCCGAGGAGAGCCTTGTGGATCCAGTCGCAGGGGAGTGGGAACCGTGGAAATACGGTGAAAACCCTGTCCTGCTTGCGGTTGCTATCGGCGAGACCGAAGTGCGTCCCCAGCGGGCCAACCCGGACGTTCTCAAGCACCACTGGTGGAAGTTCTGCGCCTTGAAGCGGGTGTGGGAGATGTCTGCCGATGTGGCCGCAGCCGGAACGGCGCTGCTCCCCGTAGCTCCGCCGTCGTACCCTGCCGCCGCGGCGCCCGCAGGCTCAACTAAACTGGCCTAG
- a CDS encoding DUF2283 domain-containing protein yields the protein MRISYDPEARAAYVSLLGAIEDGSSVRQLGPIDLPGGDGQIVVDLDRDGHILGFEILNADLALSPEVIAKATNPGE from the coding sequence ATGCGAATTTCTTACGACCCTGAAGCACGGGCCGCCTATGTTTCATTGCTCGGAGCGATCGAAGATGGCTCATCGGTACGCCAGCTTGGCCCCATTGACCTTCCGGGCGGGGACGGCCAGATTGTGGTTGATTTGGACAGAGACGGACACATCCTTGGTTTCGAAATCCTCAATGCCGATCTCGCCCTGAGCCCGGAGGTAATCGCCAAAGCAACAAATCCGGGTGAGTGA
- a CDS encoding GGDEF domain-containing protein — protein sequence MVLDITTLRVALGVVALTLLLLFYASFRRTRSSYNGWWCIALLFFLAGNLAFLLNGTPHQVWANPSGNVLLVGGALSVWTGARSLRMLPPPKWQFATACGITALSSLLENPGYNTWSGGLVYLGFMTLGIALASRDLWLLDSSYSHVHKSMALAAGFLAAYYFCRLAVYLVDGPSGPNFRMYFGPSMASLVTLVLLVAVSFSMTALSNDQLINRLSERAARDNLTGLLNRGTFMDLATKELERLHATSPVASLILADLDHFKAINDEYGHAAGDAALQAFAAACSESVRSTDLVARYGGEEFILLLPGASQERAESIAADINRSLAASKSLDDIHLPTVSYGVTSTQVGAVDLTAMIAAADAALYEAKSLGRNRVVRAAPRA from the coding sequence GTGGTCCTCGATATAACAACACTGCGAGTGGCCCTTGGCGTGGTCGCCCTGACGCTGCTCCTTCTGTTTTATGCATCCTTCAGGCGCACGCGGTCCTCCTACAACGGGTGGTGGTGCATCGCCCTCTTGTTCTTCCTTGCTGGAAACCTGGCCTTCCTTCTCAACGGGACACCACACCAAGTTTGGGCAAATCCTTCGGGAAACGTCCTCCTGGTGGGCGGGGCACTGAGTGTCTGGACCGGAGCCCGCTCTCTCCGGATGTTGCCGCCGCCAAAATGGCAGTTTGCTACGGCGTGTGGAATCACAGCGCTCTCGTCCCTATTGGAGAACCCCGGTTACAACACCTGGTCCGGGGGCCTGGTCTATCTGGGATTCATGACCCTGGGCATCGCGTTGGCGTCCCGCGACCTGTGGCTACTGGACTCCAGCTACTCCCACGTGCACAAGTCGATGGCCTTGGCCGCGGGGTTCCTGGCCGCCTACTATTTCTGCCGCCTGGCCGTGTACCTCGTCGACGGTCCAAGCGGACCGAATTTCCGCATGTATTTCGGCCCATCAATGGCCAGCCTGGTCACGCTGGTACTCCTGGTTGCGGTCTCTTTCAGCATGACCGCCCTCAGCAACGATCAGTTGATCAACCGGCTCAGCGAACGCGCTGCACGCGACAACCTGACCGGGCTGCTCAACCGTGGCACTTTCATGGACCTGGCCACCAAGGAACTCGAGCGCCTGCATGCCACAAGCCCTGTCGCCTCGTTGATCCTGGCCGACTTGGACCACTTCAAGGCAATCAACGATGAGTACGGTCATGCCGCCGGTGACGCCGCCCTGCAGGCGTTCGCGGCTGCGTGCTCCGAGTCAGTACGGTCCACCGACCTGGTCGCACGGTACGGGGGCGAAGAGTTCATCCTGCTCTTGCCGGGAGCCAGCCAGGAGCGGGCCGAAAGCATCGCGGCCGACATCAATCGCTCTTTGGCGGCCAGCAAGAGCCTCGACGACATCCACCTTCCAACGGTGAGTTACGGAGTCACCTCAACCCAGGTCGGCGCAGTCGACCTCACGGCGATGATTGCTGCCGCCGACGCGGCACTCTACGAAGCGAAGTCACTCGGAAGGAACCGGGTAGTCAGGGCGGCGCCTCGCGCATGA
- a CDS encoding amino acid permease yields MNQQTVVRSIMRKKPIDDIEEESKHSGLFKSLGLWQLTAIGVGGIIGVGIFSLAGLVAHGSADTPGVGPAVLISFLVAGLASAAAALSYAEFAGMIPRAGSAYTYGYVALGEVIGWFIGWDLLLEYIAIVAVVAIGISGYFDAFLSGIGVHMPAWMTSTADEGHGGIINLPAILVCLLVTWILSRGTKAFGRFELVAVAIKVVLILFIIGLGIFYINTNNYNPFMPSGFGPVVAGSATVFFAVFGYDAMSTAAEEAKDGKKHMPKAIVLSLVIAMLLYVAATLVLTGMQNYKDINPTAGFASAFSGVGLPVIATIISVFAVLSILTVMLTFLLGVTRVWFSMSRDGLLPGWFAKTDRHGTPQRVTWIAGITSAFLAGVFPIKAVADLTNIGILAAFVVVCLSVIIFRYKKPDAPRTFRLPFMPVVPAFGMLASAFLMTQLHWETWLRFVVWLVIGLVIYFGYGRKHSLMNPDSPRHQELSPDKQL; encoded by the coding sequence GTGAATCAACAAACAGTCGTTCGTTCGATCATGAGGAAGAAACCCATTGACGACATCGAGGAGGAAAGCAAACACAGCGGGCTCTTCAAAAGCCTGGGGCTCTGGCAACTGACAGCAATCGGCGTCGGCGGCATCATCGGCGTCGGGATCTTCTCCTTGGCCGGGCTCGTGGCACACGGAAGCGCGGACACCCCAGGTGTCGGCCCCGCTGTATTGATCTCGTTCCTGGTCGCAGGTCTTGCCTCAGCGGCAGCGGCACTCTCCTACGCCGAATTCGCCGGCATGATCCCCCGCGCCGGATCCGCCTACACCTATGGCTACGTTGCCCTTGGCGAGGTCATCGGATGGTTCATCGGCTGGGACCTCCTGCTGGAGTACATCGCAATCGTCGCCGTCGTCGCGATCGGCATTTCCGGCTATTTCGACGCGTTCCTTTCCGGGATCGGCGTCCACATGCCGGCGTGGATGACCTCGACGGCGGACGAAGGACATGGCGGCATCATCAACCTGCCGGCCATCCTGGTCTGCCTTCTGGTCACCTGGATCCTGTCCCGTGGAACCAAGGCCTTCGGCCGCTTCGAACTCGTGGCGGTGGCCATCAAGGTGGTCCTGATCCTGTTCATCATCGGCCTGGGCATCTTCTACATCAACACGAACAACTACAATCCGTTCATGCCCAGCGGCTTCGGCCCTGTCGTGGCCGGTTCAGCCACCGTGTTCTTCGCCGTGTTCGGCTACGACGCCATGAGCACCGCGGCCGAGGAAGCCAAGGACGGCAAGAAGCACATGCCCAAGGCAATCGTGCTCTCCCTTGTCATCGCGATGCTCCTCTATGTTGCGGCGACCCTGGTGCTCACCGGCATGCAGAACTACAAGGACATCAACCCGACGGCCGGTTTCGCCTCCGCCTTCAGCGGTGTGGGCCTGCCCGTCATCGCCACCATCATCTCGGTGTTCGCCGTGCTGTCGATCCTCACCGTGATGCTGACCTTCCTGCTCGGCGTTACCCGTGTCTGGTTCTCCATGAGCCGCGACGGTCTGCTCCCGGGCTGGTTTGCCAAGACGGACCGTCATGGCACCCCGCAGCGGGTCACCTGGATTGCCGGCATTACGTCAGCTTTCTTGGCGGGCGTGTTCCCCATAAAGGCCGTTGCGGACCTGACCAACATCGGCATCCTGGCCGCGTTCGTCGTCGTCTGTCTCTCGGTCATCATCTTCCGGTACAAGAAGCCCGACGCGCCGCGTACCTTCCGGCTGCCATTCATGCCGGTGGTCCCCGCGTTCGGCATGCTGGCATCCGCCTTCCTCATGACCCAGTTGCATTGGGAAACCTGGCTTCGCTTTGTCGTGTGGCTGGTCATCGGACTGGTCATCTACTTCGGCTACGGCCGCAAGCATTCGCTCATGAATCCGGACAGTCCGCGCCACCAGGAGCTTTCTCCCGACAAGCAGCTGTGA